Proteins from a single region of Fodinibius sp. Rm-B-1B1-1:
- the cysC gene encoding adenylyl-sulfate kinase, with the protein MNSNKMSLKPTVLWFTGLSGSGKSTISEKVYARLKDQGYEVEHLDGDAVREVFPQTGFSKKERDDHVKRVGFIASLLQKHGVFVVASFISPYQDARDFVRNMCQDFTEIHISTPLEVCEERDVKGLYEKARKGEIDNFTGISDPYEEPENPELRIDTTDITPEEGVQRVFEYLREKS; encoded by the coding sequence ATGAATAGTAATAAAATGTCACTAAAACCTACTGTCCTTTGGTTTACGGGGTTATCGGGATCGGGGAAGAGTACGATATCAGAAAAAGTATATGCCCGGCTAAAAGACCAGGGGTATGAGGTTGAGCATTTGGATGGGGATGCTGTTCGGGAAGTGTTTCCCCAAACGGGGTTTTCAAAAAAAGAACGGGATGATCACGTAAAACGAGTAGGCTTTATCGCCAGTTTGTTGCAGAAACATGGTGTTTTTGTAGTGGCTTCGTTTATTTCTCCTTATCAGGATGCCCGAGACTTTGTCCGCAATATGTGCCAGGACTTTACCGAAATTCATATTTCTACTCCGCTTGAAGTTTGTGAAGAGCGGGATGTGAAAGGACTATACGAGAAGGCGAGAAAGGGAGAGATCGATAACTTTACCGGTATTAGTGATCCGTATGAAGAGCCAGAAAATCCAGAATTGCGAATCGATACTACTGATATTACGCCTGAAGAGGGAGTACAGCGGGTATTTGAATATTTGCGTGAGAAAAGTTGA